One genomic window of Caenorhabditis elegans chromosome I includes the following:
- the dlc-6 gene encoding Dynein light chain (Partially confirmed by transcript evidence), protein MSNSNPSSSPDVSSQTSATQEEPKVKPRHLESRIMYTDYDTQWQKKITKWARVAVQMVFEKVVETENEFYQEVAASFKESLKSSSGDEKPKKWHVIVGNDFSVQADALKGTISFFAIGDVKFLIYTSPN, encoded by the exons ATGTCGAATTCGAATCCAAGTTCATCGCCAGACGTTTCCTCGCAAACATCCGCGACTCAGGAGGAGCCGAAGGTTAAGCCACGTCATTTGGAGTCGCGCATCATGTATACGGATTATGATACACAATGGCAGAAGAAGATCACCAAATGGGCTCGTGTGGCAGTTCAGAtggttttcgaaaaagttgttGAGACGGAAAACGAGTTTTATCAG GAAGTTGCGGCAAGTTTCAAAGAGTCACTCAAATCTTCTTCTGGAGacgaaaaaccgaaaaaatggcATGTGATCGTTGGAAATGATTTCTCAGTTCAAGCGGACGCTCTCAAGGGCACCATCTCGTTTTTTGCAATTGGAGATGTTAAATTCTTAATCTACACATCGCCTAATTGA
- the Y106G6G.1 gene encoding DUF4477 domain-containing protein (Confirmed by transcript evidence), which yields MDNKVSEHGQNKSELSSLSSISTTTSVWNKLDRSIDHLIYHCNGYENSTNYLNQYRKWLIASRNDDVDVLEKLVAQTGLLGQKFADVGPEMDEKIEESLTWLFRKIGWRPSKEQQNIGYAGYEDMLLRYRGLNKELDMLKSIIKQTSNVFAQIVQEHRMMGQMNEKLDELRFRAALLKVATTVAGRTENENDPLSSVFYLPVLLAGIIFHPDTSQSYAAGLLRLCKRLLVVSEVVQYEKNPKKNDPIVTMSNILIHPAQSSVQSFYVPEQICADGNGEVCAPEEKLVLPIARDSVHLMTSNVNGEVTAPEEKIDPVARDSSHALPENGEVTGNSEISMPIAKDSATTLISKELPQPMSKPEDLEKSSK from the exons atgGATAACAAAGTGAGCGAACATGGTCAAAATAAATCCGAATTGTCGTCGTTGTCCTCAATATCGACAACTACAAGTGTTTGGAACAAACTCGATCGGAGTATTGATCATTTGATTTATCACTGTAATGGATATGAGAATTCTACGAATTACTTGAATCAATATCGAAAATGGCTTATTGCGAGTAGAAATGATGACGTGGATGTGCTGGAGAAG cttgtaGCTCAGACAGGTCTTTTGGGGCAGAAGTTTGCTGATGTTGGTCCTGAAATGGATGAAAAGATCGAGGAGTCACTGACATGGCTGTTTAGGAAGATTGGATG GAGGCCAAGTAAAGAGCAGCAAAATATTGGTTATGCTGGCTACGAAGACATGCTTCTCCGCTATCGTGGATTGAACAAGGAGCTGGACATGCTGAAATCAATTATTAAGCAAACATCCAATGTTTTCGCTCAAATTGTTCAGGAGCATCGTATGATGGGCCAGATGAATGAGAAACTGGATGAGCTTCGTTTTCGTGCGGCGCTCCTGAAAGTGGCGACTACGGTGGCTGGAAGAACTGAAAACGAGAATGAT cCACTCTCATCAGTTTTCTACCTTCCCGTTCTTCTCGCTGGAATCATCTTTCATCCGGACACATCCCAATCATACGCGGCAGGTCTTCTTCGTCTTTGCAAACGGCTTCTCGTTGTTTCTGAGGTGGTCCAATACGAGAAGAATCCAAAAAAGAATGATCCAATTGTCACCATGAGCAACATTCTAATCCATCCAGCACAATCCTCTGTGCAAAGCTTCTACGTTCCTGAACAAATT tGTGCTGATGGAAACGGAGAAGTCTGTGCTCCAGAGGAAAAACTCGTCCTTCCAATCGCACGTGACAGTGTTCACTTAATGACCTCAAATGTAAACGGCGAAGTTACTGCTCCAGAAGAGAAGATTGATCCAGTTGCTCGTGACAGCTCCCACGCTCTCCCCGAGAACGGAGAAGTCACAGGAAATTCGGAGATTTCTATGCCAATTGCTAAGGACAGTGCCACAACATTGATTTCTAAAGAGCTGCCACAACCGATGTCAAAACCAGAAGACCTCGAAAAATCGAGCAAGTGA
- the rps-7 gene encoding Small ribosomal subunit protein eS7 (Confirmed by transcript evidence): protein MPEIIGKLLKSDGKVVSEIEKQVSQALIDLETNDDVQSQLKELYIVGVKEVELGNKSAIIIYVPVPQLKAFHKIHPALVRELEKKFGGRDILILAKRRILPKPQRGSKARPQKQKRPRSRTLTAVHDAWLDELVYPAEVVGRRIRVKLDGKKVYKVHLDKSHQTNVGHKIGVFASVYRKLTGKDVTFEFPDPIF from the exons ATGCCCGAGATCATCGGCAAGCTTTTGAAGTCCGACGGAAAGGTCGTCTCTGAGATCGAGAAGCAAGTCTCACAAGCTCTCATTGACTTGGAGACCAACGATGATGTCCAGAGCCAATTGAAGGAACTGTACATCGTCGGAGTCAAG GAGGTTGAGCTTGGAAACAAGTCCGCCATCATCATCTACGTTCCAGTCCCACAACTCAAGGCTTTCCACAAGATCCACCCAGCCCTTGTTCGTGAGTTGGAGAAGAAGTTTGGAGGAAGAGACATCCTTATCCTCGCCaag AGACGTATCCTTCCAAAGCCACAAAGAGGAAGCAAAGCCAGACCACAAAAGCAAAAGAGACCACGTTCCCGTACTCTTACCGCTGTCCATGATGCTTGGCTTGATGAGCTCGTCTACCCAGCTGAGGTCGTCGGAAGACGTATTCGTGTGAAGTTGGACGGAAAGAAGGTTTACAAG gttCACCTCGACAAGTCCCACCAGACCAACGTCGGACACAAGATTGGAGTCTTCGCTTCGGTTTACCGCAAGCTCACCGGAAAGGATGTCACCTTCGAGTTCCCAGACccaattttctaa
- the ZC434.4 gene encoding Ribosomal RNA-processing protein 7 homolog (Confirmed by transcript evidence): MDCCKKKRVKKVAKRKSEKVIHLDPDALRYLRFRIGGKYMAERHMFLKKDPSKENSIIVSNIPAFVGEGVVLAIIDQFASFEVEESFVQRSNTADNSLSQGQLTMSITFDKPEAVIQTLALCQDVGPFTITDFLEDPEFPSVLKDSTTLYRKLFPSEEQIQEMADTYVERYDTEQTEARKEAKRKYSEPDEDGWITVTKAKKAAKSVKLKKEDVPLIGGLNNKKKKVDLAYYTFQIKKNRQEKAQELLKKFEEDRKRITQLKQARNFKPI, translated from the exons ATGGATTGTTGCAAGAAAAAACGCGTTAAAAAAGTAGCTAAacggaaaagtgaaaaagtaaTTCATTTGGACCCCGATGCGCTACGAT ATTTGAGATTCCGAATTGGTGGAAAGTATATGGCAGAGCGtcatatgtttttgaaaaaagatccGTCGAAGGAGAACTCAATCATTGTGTcgaatattcccgcatttgtTGGAGAG ggtGTGGTTCTGGCGATTATTGATCAGTTTGCATCATTCGAGGTTGAAGAATCGTTTGTTCAACGAAGCAACACCGCTGACAATTCACTTTCTCAGGGACAATTGACAATGTCCATCACTTTCGATAAGCCCGAAGCAGTTATTCAAACTCTGGCACTATGCCAAGACGTAGGACCTTTTACGATCACTGATTTTCTTGAAGATCCCGAGTTTCCTTCCGTACTAAAAG attctaCAACTCTCTATCGCAAACTGTTCCCATCTGAAGAGCAAATTCAAGAAATGGCCGATACGTACGTCGAAAGATATGACACAGAACAAACAGAAGCAAGAAAAGAGGCGAAGAGAAAGTATTCGGAGCCAGACGAGGACGGATGGATTACTGTTACTAAAGCCAAGAAAGCTGCAAAATCGGTAAAACTGAAGAAAGAGGATGTTCCTCTTATTGGTGGATTAAAtaacaagaagaaaaaggtTGATCTTGCATATTACACGTTccaaattaagaaaaatcgtCAAGAGA AAGCTCAGGAACTCCTTAAGAAGTTTGAAGAGGACAGAAAACGGATCACGCAGCTCAAACAGGCCCGCAACTTCAAgccgatatag
- the ZC434.10 gene encoding DUF3421 domain-containing protein (Confirmed by transcript evidence), translated as MFPALITADNFPLFPFTDQFNTGIEINPANKVSMAGDLIVPVPGWGNFDVDGNVYYGHINVDTKVGYQIRPTNHLNIKPETLALLGQNPAFREARKKAKEVIVGRIPYGYEPIKCKPPYCNPFVHHAGVAVEVEQGDDSFFIGGIDFPLPIGENGAGVRFPLSGAVEQGTSPYAYAHGNAFNPVSPFDFRKIDSDDVKPDWPYAPGSRRRAPEKKKKMNDEQKNAFYSKFYDKLPQ; from the exons ATGTTTCCAGCACTTATAACTGCGGATAACTTTCCTTTATTCCCGTTCACAGATCAGTTTAACACAGGTATTGAAATTAATCCGGCTAATAAAGTG AGCATGGCTGGAGATTTGATTGTTCCAGTTCCTGGTTGGGGTAACTTCGATGTAGACGGAAATGTTTACTATGGACATATTAATGTCGATACTAAAGTAGGATATCAAATTCGACCAACGAATCATCTCAATATTAAACCCGAAACATTGGCTCTTTTAGGACAGAATCCAGCATTCCGAGAAGCAAGAA aaaaggCAAAGGAAGTTATTGTGGGAAGAATTCCTTATGGTTATGAACCAATCAAGTGTAAACCACCATATTGCAATCCATTCGTTCATCATGCTGGAGTTGCTGTTGAAGTTGAGCAAGGAGATGACTCCTTCTTCATTGGTGGAATTGATTTTCCACTTCCGATCGGCGAGAATGGAGCAGGAGTCAGATTCCCATTATCGGGAGCTGTCGAACAG GGAACTTCGCCATACGCATACGCTCATGGAAACGCATTCAATCCTGTGTCTCcatttgattttcgaaaaattgatagcGACGACGTGAAACCAGATTGGCCTTATGCGCCGGGATCTCGAAGAAGAGCAccggagaagaaaaaaaaaatgaatgatgaGCAGAAAAATGCGTTCTATTCAAAATTCTACGACAAGCTTCCACAATAA
- the ZC434.3 gene encoding DUF3421 domain-containing protein (Confirmed by transcript evidence): MRLVKPLIVVVSVIIIDAFAQQPIFFRVKRQAYPPNPAPFKPRQEDYNLPPFYQPNPGRDASSLSPLFPFHSQYSNGLDINPGTRVTVDGNLNVPIMGWGMWDYKGGVKMGRPNTRVGFGSLNAPTNVLGISGDTIAALAKDGTFQQSRQNVPAVPVAVLPGNFVPVRCRPPMCNPFVHNMAFGVDVEPGDDYLFDGGFDFPIPLAPSGVGVRFPMSGAVNVGTDPLLITYGHGMGPVEPPGFKSKKRSEEDDFRRQLRNN, from the exons ATGCGTCTCGTGAAACCACTGATAGTGGTGGTTTCAGTTATTATTATTGATGCATTCGCTCAACagccaatattttttcgagtAAAACGACAAGCCTATCCACCAAATCCAGCACCATTTAAACCTCGTCAAGAAGACTACAACCTTCCACCATTTTATCAA CCAAATCCAGGACGTGACGCTTCATCTCTTTCTCCATTGTTTCCATTTCACAGTCAATACAGTAATGGATTAGATATCAATCCTGGAACAAGAGTTACTGTAGATGGTAACTTGAACGTTCCAATTATGGGATGGGGAATGTGGGATTATAAGG GAGGAGTTAAAATGGGACGTCCTAACACTCGAGTCGGATTCGGATCTCTTAATGCTCCTACAAATGTACTTGGAATTTCTGGAGATACCATTGCTGCTTTGGCTAAAGATGGAACATTTCAACAATCCAGAC aaaacgtcCCAGCTGTACCTGTGGCAGTTCTTCCTGGTAACTTTGTGCCAGTTCGTTGCCGTCCTCCAATGTGTAATCCATTCGTTCATAATATGGCATTTGGAGTTGACGTGGAGCCAGGAGATGATTATCTATTCGATGGAGGATTTGACTTCCCGATTCCTCTTGCTCCATCTGGCGTTGGTGTTCGTTTCCCAATGAGTGGAGCAGTCAATGTTGGAACCGACCCATTACTTATCACTTATGGACACGGAATGGGTCCTGTCGAACCACCAGGTTTCAAATCGAAGAAAAGATCAGAAGAGGATGATTTTCGAAGACAACTCAGAAATAACTAG
- the ears-1 gene encoding glutamate--tRNA ligase (Confirmed by transcript evidence), which produces MMITRELVLKANREQPPYASILALAASGFSLEKSVQFSEKQQLALNLDGELLSNDVEIARIIAQSTDAADSLLGSSIIDFAVVDDLTNFIADAVTKNDYSLLLGKDFPTKILDNSLTVADFAIFSVAHNNPQLKAKFSGIIDKVLKEPTLAAAHNFVGLYKSAAAPTATASTGKEKKKDEGKFVELPGAEKGKVVVRFPPEASGYLHIGHAKAALLNQYYQQAFEGQLIMRFDDTNPAKENAHFEHVIKEDLSMLNIVPDRWTHSSDHFEMLLTMCEKLLKEGKAFVDDTDTETMRNEREQRQDSRNRSNTPEKNLQLWEEMKKGSPKGLTCCVRMKIDMKSNNGAMRDPTIYRCKPEEHVRTGLKYKVYPTYDFTCPIVDSVEGVTHALRTTEYHDRDDQYYFICDALGLRRPHIWEYARLNMTNTVMSKRKLTWFVDEGHVEGWDDPRLPTVRGVMRRGLTVEGLKQFIVAQGGSRSVVMMEWDKIWAFNKKVIDPVAPRYTALDSTSPLVSIELTDSISDDTSNVSLHPKNAEIGSKDVHKGKKLLLEQVDAAALKEGEIVTFVNWGNIKIGKIEKKGAVITKISATLQLDNTDYKKTTKVTWLGDVKAEAGKTIPVVTADYDHIISKAIIGKDEDWKQFINFDSVHYTKMVGEPAIKNVKKGDIIQIQRKGFYIVDQPYNPKSELSGVETPLLLIAIPDGHTGKEAEKPPKGAPVSAAASSGGSDALQLYNSIEQQGGIVRDLKTKDAKSQATKDAIAKLLDLKKKYKELTGSDHKPGAPPSAPAPTTPSSSESNSALNIYNLIEAQGLLVRELKGKDAKSQATKDAIAKLLELKKQYKEVSGSDHKPGVPPAASVASAPAPAPAAGSTNALDIYHQIESQGALVRELKGKDAKSQATKDAIAKLLALKKQYKEVTGSDHKPGVVPVSAPAPTPLAGGADIAGQIEAQGVLVRDLKNKDSKSQETKDAIAKLLELKKNYKEVTGSDYKPGPAPAAAPAKVTVPAPSVSGGDTLSKQIDDQALLVRELKMKDAKSQETKDAIAKLLQLKKQYKDATGSDYKPAPAQLAASAAAAPAPAPAFDEAALLKEIEEQGAVVRDAKSKDPKSQDSADAINKLLALKANFKKATGKDFPAPSNAQSKKGKKK; this is translated from the exons atgatgatCACCAGAGAGTTGGTGCTGAAAGCGAACCGAGAGCAACCGCCGTATGCGTCGATTTTGGCTCTTGCCGCGTCTGGATTTTCCCTCGAGAAGTCTGTTCAATTCTCTGAAAAGCAGCAGCTTGCTCTTAACTT agacgGAGAACTCCTGTCCAATGACGTTGAAATTGCTAGAATCATCGCTCAAAGCACTGATGCTGCTGATAGTCTTCTAGGATCTTCTATCATCGATTTCGCTGTCGTTGACGATCTTACAAACTTCATTGCTGATGCTGTCACGAAGAATGACTATTCCCTCCTTTTGGGAAAGGATTTTCCGACCAAAATTCTCGATAATTCCTTGACTGTTGCTGATTTTGCCATCTTCTCTGTGGCGCACAACAATCCTCAATTGAAGGCCAAGTTCTCTGGAATTATCGACAAAGTTCTCAAAGAACCAACCCTGGCTGCTGCTCACAACTTTGTCGGATTATACAAAAGTGCAGCTGCTCCAACTGCAACGGCATCTActggaaaagaaaagaagaaggacgAAGGAAAGTTCGTTGAGCTTCCAGGAGCCGAGAAAGGAAAGGTTGTTGTCCGATTCCCACCAGAGGCAAGTGGATATTTGCATATTGGACACGCTAAGGCAGCACTTCTCAATCAATACTATCAACAAGCTTTCGAAGGGCAACTCATCATGCGATTCGATGACACAAATCCAGCCAAAGAGAATGCTCATTTCGAACATGTTATCAAAGAGGACCTCTCAATGCTCAACATCGTTCCTGATCGTTGGACTCACTCTTCTGATCATTTTGAAATGCTTCTTACCATGTGTGAGAAATTGTTGAAGGAAGGAAAGGCATTCGTCGATGATACTGACACTGAAACTATGCGTAATGAACGAGAACAGAGACAAGACAGTCGTAATCGTTCAAACACTCCAGAAAAGAATCTCCAATTGTgggaagaaatgaaaaaaggttCTCCAAAAGGATTAACTTGCTGTGTTCGTATGAAGATCGACATGAAATCAAATAATGGAGCCATGAGAGATCCAACTATCTACCGATGCAAGCCAGAGGAGCATGTGAGAACAGGATTAAAGTACAAGGTCTATCCAACTTATGACTTCACTTGTCCAATTGTCGATAGTGTAGAAGGTGTAACTCATGCTCTCAGAACCACTGAATACCATGATCGTGATGATCAGTACTACTTCATCTGCGATGCTCTCGGTCTTCGTCGTCCACACATTTGGGAATATGCACGTCTAAACATGACGAACACAGTTATGAGCAAGCGTAAGCTCACCTGGTTTGTCGATGAAGGACATGTCGAGGGATGGGATGATCCAAGACTTCCAACTGTTCGAGGAGTTATGAGAAGAGGATTGACTGTCGAAGgattgaaacaatttattgTTGCACAAGGAGGATCGAGATCAGTTGTCATGATGGAATGGGATAAGATTTGGGCGTTCAATAAGAAGGTTATTGATCCAGTTGCGCCAAG atacacAGCTCTCGACTCCACATCTCCGCTTGTTTCCATCGAATTAACAGATTCAATCTCTGACGACACCTCCAATGTGTCTCTTCATCCAAAG aATGCTGAAATTGGAAGCAAAGACGTTCACAAGGGCAAAAAACTTTTGCTCGAACAAGTCGATGCTGCAGCTCTGAAGGAAGGAGAAATTGTCACATTCGTCAACTGGGGTAACATAAAgattggaaaaatcgagaagAAGGGCGCCGTAATAACGAAAATCAGTGCAACTCTTCAGTTGGATAATACTGATTACaagaaaactacaaaagtgACATGGCTGGGAGATGTCAAGGCTGAGGCTGGAAAAACTATTCCAGTAGTGACTGCTGACTATGATCATATTATCAGCAAAGCTATTATTGGAAAGGATGAAGATTGGAAGcaattcatcaattttgacTCTGTG cactACACAAAGATGGTTGGAGAACCAGCAATCAAGAATGTGAAGAAGGGTGATATCATTCAAATTCAACGCAAAGGATTCTACATTGTTGACCAACCGTACAATCCAAAGAGTGAACTCAGCGGAGTTGAAACTCCTCTGCTTCTCATTGCCATTCCTGATGGACATACTGGCAAAGAAGCTGAGAAGCCACCGAAGGGAGCTCCAGTTAGCGCTGCTGCTTCTTCCGGAGGTTCCGATGCTCTCCAATTGTACAATTCCATTGAACAACAGGGTGGAATTGTCAgagatttgaaaacaaaagatGCTAAATCTCAAGCTACAAAGGATGCAATTGCTAAGCTTcttgatttgaaaaagaagtaTAAGGAATTGACCGGCTCTGATCACAAGCCAGGAGCTCCACCATCCGCTCCAGCTCCTACTACTCCATCGTCTTCTGAATCGAACTCGGCTTTGAACATTTACAATCTGATTGAAGCTCAAGGTCTATTGGTTAGAGAACTCAAAGGAAAAGATGCCAAGTCTCAAGCAACAAAAGATGCTATCGCGAAGCTTCTTGAATTGAAGAAACAATACAAAGAGGTCAGTGGATCCGATCACAAGCCAGGTGTACCACCTGCTGCATCTGTTGCATCAGCTCCAGCACCAGCACCTGCTGCAGGATCGACCAACGCCTTGGATATCTACCACCAAATCGAATCCCAAGGAGCTTTGGTTAGAGAACTCAAAGGAAAAGATGCGAAGTCTCAAGCAACAAAAGATGCTATCGCTAAGCTTCTTGCTCTGAAGAAACAATACAAAGAGGTGACTGGTTCCGATCATAAGCCAGGTGTTGTTCCAGTCTCTGCACCAGCTCCAACCCCTCTTGCCGGAGGAGCCGATATTGCAGGTCAAATTGAAGCACAAGGAGTTCTTGTCAGAGATTTGAAGAACAAGGATTCCAAATCTCAAGAAACAAAGGATGCTATTGCGAAACTCCTAGAGCTCAAGAAGAACTATAAAGAGGTTACTGGTTCCGATTACAAGCCAGGCCCTGCTCCAGCAGCTGCTCCCGCGAAGGTTACGGTACCAGCTCCATCGGTCTCCGGGGGGGATACACTTTCCAAGCAGATTGATGATCAAGCACTTCTTGTGAGAGAGTTGAAGATGAAAGACGCTAAATCTCAAGAAACCAAGGACGCCATCGCAAAACTGTTGCAGTTGAAGAAACAGTACAAGGATGCGACCGGTTCGGATTATAAGCCAGCTCCAGCTCAATTGGCAGCTTCAGCCGCCGCCGcaccagctccagctccagcttTCGACGAAGCTGCGCTTCTCAAGGAAATTGAAGAGCAAGGAGCAGTTGTCCGTGACGCAAAATCCAAAGATCCAAAATCG CAAGATTCCGCCGATGCCATTAACAAGCTTCTGGCTTTGAAGGCTAATTTCAAGAAAGCCACTGGAAAAGACTTCCCAGCTCCATCGAATGCTCAATCGAAGAAAGGAAAGAAGAAGTAA